A DNA window from Bradyrhizobium sp. CCBAU 53421 contains the following coding sequences:
- a CDS encoding DUF932 domain-containing protein has protein sequence MNMMTLSQNEQPASGGFRVDVSRGQRIGRVSSEWFARPDDERYLNLPDLYEAVRGRAERAQARTVESGAIRVEASRDNAERLALTVPGRDEPVAPTHWSFGQLCTLVGAPTSYLRQLPAALSAINLQHGLLSHRAELVKTLETENGRVELRAVTGPDYGRIWDHELVAAVMKIAGNGTGDTRWKVPGVLDWSTMTHNPFVDVTKHTTTLYASDRDVFLFLVDDTNPIEAGRLPDGSPDLYFRGFYCWNSEVGSKTLGIASFYLRAVCMNRNLWGVENFEEITIRHSKFAAHRFAHEAAPALTSFANSSPAPFVAGIKAARERIVARTDDDRESFLRKGGFSKSEATKIIETVLGEENRKPESIFDFVQGITALARGKAHQDARLELEGKAKRLMERAV, from the coding sequence ATGAACATGATGACCCTGTCTCAGAATGAACAGCCAGCATCCGGCGGTTTCCGCGTGGATGTATCGCGAGGCCAGCGGATCGGCCGCGTGTCGTCCGAGTGGTTTGCGCGACCGGACGATGAGCGTTACTTGAATTTACCGGACCTCTATGAAGCAGTGCGAGGACGGGCCGAACGCGCGCAGGCGCGGACGGTGGAAAGCGGGGCCATCCGGGTGGAGGCCAGCCGGGACAATGCCGAGCGGCTGGCCCTGACCGTGCCGGGACGTGACGAGCCGGTGGCGCCAACCCATTGGAGCTTTGGCCAGTTGTGTACGCTCGTCGGTGCGCCGACCTCCTATCTGCGGCAGCTTCCCGCGGCTCTGTCGGCGATCAACCTGCAACACGGCTTGCTGTCACATCGCGCCGAGCTCGTGAAAACCTTGGAAACCGAAAACGGACGCGTTGAGCTCCGCGCTGTGACCGGGCCGGACTATGGTCGCATCTGGGACCATGAGTTGGTCGCTGCGGTCATGAAGATCGCGGGTAACGGCACGGGTGACACGCGGTGGAAGGTGCCGGGTGTGTTGGATTGGTCGACCATGACCCACAATCCCTTTGTGGACGTGACCAAGCACACGACCACGCTCTATGCCAGTGACCGCGATGTGTTCCTGTTTCTGGTCGACGATACCAACCCCATCGAAGCGGGGCGATTGCCGGATGGATCGCCGGATTTGTATTTCCGGGGCTTTTACTGCTGGAATAGTGAGGTCGGCAGCAAGACGCTTGGGATTGCGAGTTTCTATCTTCGTGCGGTCTGCATGAACCGAAATCTTTGGGGCGTGGAGAATTTCGAAGAGATCACGATCCGGCATTCGAAGTTCGCGGCGCACCGTTTCGCGCATGAAGCCGCCCCGGCGTTGACCAGTTTTGCCAATTCTTCGCCTGCGCCATTCGTGGCCGGTATCAAGGCGGCGCGGGAGCGGATCGTGGCCCGCACCGACGACGACCGCGAAAGCTTCCTCCGCAAAGGCGGGTTTTCCAAGTCGGAGGCCACGAAGATCATCGAGACCGTTCTGGGTGAGGAAAATCGCAAACCAGAAAGCATCTTTGATTTCGTGCAGGGCATCACCGCCCTTGCTCGCGGCAAGGCCCATCAGGACGCACGTCTTGAACTGGAAGGCAAAGCAAAGCGCTTGATGGAACGCGCGGTCTAA
- a CDS encoding DUF736 domain-containing protein, whose amino-acid sequence MATIGTFTASDNGYVGSIKTLTLNIKARFAASEKDNDKAPDYRIFNGVTEFGAAWKKTARDSDREYLSVKLDDPSFPAPIYASLVKVEGDEGFTLIWSRRNGD is encoded by the coding sequence ATGGCTACCATCGGCACCTTCACCGCTTCGGACAACGGCTACGTCGGCTCGATCAAGACACTGACGCTGAACATCAAGGCGAGGTTCGCCGCATCCGAGAAGGACAACGACAAGGCGCCCGACTACCGCATCTTCAACGGTGTGACCGAGTTCGGCGCTGCCTGGAAGAAAACCGCCCGGGACAGCGACCGCGAATACCTCTCGGTCAAGCTCGACGATCCGAGCTTCCCGGCCCCGATCTACGCCTCGCTGGTGAAGGTCGAAGGCGACGAGGGCTTCACCCTGATCTGGTCCCGCCGCAACGGCGACTGA
- a CDS encoding ParB/RepB/Spo0J family partition protein, with the protein MSAKHVETIPESGTEVFIPLNKLKKSPKNARKTPHSEAAIEAYAASIAAKGILQNMVVEPELDGEGAATGFYFVTIGEGRRLAQLLRVKRKEIKKTEPIRCVIDTANDPHEISLDENVTRENMHPADQFEAFKKLAEERGFGAEEIAARFGVTPHVVRQRLRLGAVSPKLMQVYRDGDLTLEQLMAFAIADDHARQESVYERLSYNRDASTIRRLLTETHIAATDRRARLVGIEAYTEAGGSILRDLFTEDRGGYLEDVALLDLLVTAKLGREADAVRAAEGWKWTEAHLDFPHAHGMRRTYPHPVALSAEDQAALTTAQTAFDRLTEEHQTAEELADDVDAQFGELEAEIERLEAKRQAYDPDDIARGGAFVILNHDGTIRIERGFIRPADEKPQADTEEGSDAQAPNEGGETDGPTAQNDDGEEVVAEEEDDDRPLSDVLVRDLTAHRTLGLRLNLSEQPETAIVAVTHALAAQIFYLGADAHIVGIQPVKTDLAGHADGIEDTPAGKAWADRHANWARQIPRDVTRLWSFVAELDQDSRMALFAHCTALTVNAVKLPWERRPRALATAERLAEAVSLDMTGYWRPTVRSYLGRVTKARILEAVCEGVSGETAERMVDMKKVEMAEAAEQLLAATDWLPSLLRTAKPEDRVAAPNEAQGGDAYSQAAE; encoded by the coding sequence ATGTCGGCCAAGCACGTTGAAACGATCCCAGAGAGCGGGACGGAGGTTTTCATTCCGCTCAACAAGCTCAAGAAGTCACCGAAGAATGCGCGGAAGACGCCGCACAGTGAGGCGGCGATCGAGGCCTACGCGGCGAGCATCGCCGCCAAGGGTATCTTGCAAAATATGGTTGTCGAACCAGAGCTGGACGGCGAAGGGGCGGCCACGGGGTTCTATTTCGTGACCATCGGCGAGGGCAGGCGGCTTGCCCAGCTTTTGCGAGTGAAGCGGAAGGAGATCAAGAAGACCGAGCCGATCCGCTGCGTCATCGACACCGCGAACGATCCGCACGAAATCAGCCTCGACGAGAACGTCACCCGGGAAAACATGCATCCCGCCGACCAGTTCGAGGCCTTCAAGAAGCTGGCGGAAGAACGTGGGTTCGGCGCGGAGGAAATCGCCGCCCGCTTCGGCGTGACGCCGCATGTGGTGCGGCAGCGCCTGCGGTTGGGTGCAGTCTCCCCGAAACTGATGCAGGTTTATCGCGATGGCGATCTGACCCTTGAACAGTTGATGGCCTTTGCCATCGCCGATGATCATGCCCGGCAGGAAAGCGTGTATGAGCGGCTATCCTATAATCGCGATGCCAGCACCATCCGCCGCCTGCTCACCGAGACCCATATCGCCGCGACTGACCGCCGTGCGCGCCTTGTTGGGATCGAGGCCTACACGGAAGCGGGCGGCTCGATCCTTCGCGATCTCTTTACGGAGGATCGCGGTGGCTATCTGGAGGACGTGGCGCTGCTCGATCTGTTGGTGACCGCAAAGCTTGGCCGTGAGGCCGATGCAGTGCGGGCAGCCGAGGGCTGGAAATGGACGGAAGCCCATCTTGATTTCCCGCATGCGCACGGCATGCGGCGAACCTACCCGCATCCGGTCGCGCTTTCGGCCGAAGATCAGGCCGCTCTTACAACCGCACAGACTGCCTTCGATCGGTTGACGGAAGAGCATCAGACGGCCGAGGAACTTGCCGACGACGTGGATGCGCAGTTCGGCGAGCTTGAGGCCGAAATCGAGCGGCTGGAAGCGAAGCGGCAGGCCTATGATCCTGACGACATCGCGCGCGGTGGCGCTTTCGTGATCCTCAATCACGACGGCACCATTCGGATCGAGCGCGGGTTCATCCGCCCGGCAGACGAGAAGCCCCAAGCCGATACCGAGGAGGGAAGTGACGCGCAAGCGCCGAACGAGGGCGGCGAGACAGATGGTCCAACGGCGCAGAATGATGATGGAGAAGAAGTCGTTGCCGAGGAAGAGGACGACGATCGACCGCTATCTGACGTTCTCGTTCGAGACCTCACCGCACATCGCACCTTGGGACTGCGCCTCAATCTGAGCGAACAGCCTGAAACCGCAATCGTGGCCGTCACGCATGCGCTCGCGGCGCAAATCTTCTATCTCGGTGCGGATGCGCATATCGTCGGCATCCAGCCGGTTAAGACGGATTTGGCTGGGCACGCGGACGGCATCGAGGATACACCGGCCGGCAAGGCCTGGGCGGATCGTCACGCCAATTGGGCAAGGCAGATACCCCGGGATGTGACGCGCCTGTGGTCTTTCGTGGCCGAACTCGATCAGGACAGCCGGATGGCGTTGTTTGCGCATTGCACCGCATTGACCGTCAATGCGGTGAAACTGCCGTGGGAGCGGCGGCCGCGAGCGCTGGCAACTGCCGAACGGCTCGCGGAAGCCGTTTCCCTCGACATGACCGGCTATTGGCGCCCGACCGTGCGCAGCTATCTTGGCCGCGTCACCAAGGCACGCATTCTGGAGGCAGTTTGCGAAGGCGTGAGCGGCGAGACTGCCGAGCGAATGGTCGATATGAAAAAGGTCGAGATGGCGGAAGCTGCCGAACAGTTGCTGGCGGCGACCGATTGGCTGCCCTCATTATTGAGAACGGCCAAGCCGGAGGATCGGGTGGCTGCGCCAAACGAGGCGCAAGGCGGTGATGCATATTCGCAGGCTGCGGAGTGA
- a CDS encoding thermonuclease family protein, translating into MLLLLSSAALADNFVGQASVIDGDTLEIHGTRIRLWGIDAPESSQLCRGEDSSQYRCGAQAANDLDTFIARRPVNCVPFSLDPYGRTVATCSVNGVDLGEWLVRNGLALDWPQYSKGRYNGAQRDAEHAGRGIWKGSYVEPWLYRGCIRANGKPSACSDDANAHP; encoded by the coding sequence ATGCTGCTGCTGTTATCGAGCGCGGCGCTGGCCGACAACTTTGTCGGTCAGGCCAGCGTCATTGACGGCGACACACTGGAAATTCATGGAACGCGAATCCGACTGTGGGGCATCGACGCGCCGGAGAGCAGCCAGTTATGTCGTGGCGAGGACAGCTCTCAATATCGCTGTGGCGCCCAGGCAGCAAACGACCTCGACACCTTCATCGCCCGGCGTCCGGTCAACTGTGTCCCATTTAGCCTCGATCCTTATGGCCGCACTGTCGCGACTTGCTCTGTCAACGGCGTCGATCTCGGCGAATGGCTCGTGCGTAACGGCCTTGCTCTGGATTGGCCTCAATACTCGAAAGGCAGATACAACGGAGCTCAGCGCGATGCTGAGCACGCCGGTCGAGGTATCTGGAAGGGCAGCTATGTCGAACCGTGGCTCTACCGCGGCTGCATCCGCGCGAACGGAAAGCCGTCCGCTTGCTCTGACGATGCAAATGCGCATCCCTGA
- the dinB gene encoding DNA polymerase IV, which produces MNSPDHDQNTAEARDRKIIHIDMDAFYASVEQRDNPDLRGKPVAVGGSRERGVVAAASYEARKFGVRSAMPSVTAKRQCPELIFVKPRFEVYKEISRHIRTIFAEHTEIIEPLSLDEAYLDVTENIQGIASATEIATMIRAKILSETGLTASAGISYNKFLAKLASDYRKPNGQFVITPKMGLNFVQDLPVGKFHGIGPATSAKMNGLGIFTGLDMRNQTLEFMTANFGKAGNYYYWISRGIDERPVRANRIRKSVGAENTFSQDLADYEALAAELRPLIEKVWRHCETTGARGRTATLKVKFSDFELITRSRSVAVIDSASDLSSLALELLKQLMPPKKAIRLLGISVSGFTDVEPEDEDQLPLMLDGFNIQA; this is translated from the coding sequence ATGAACTCGCCGGATCATGATCAGAACACCGCTGAAGCGCGAGACCGCAAGATCATCCATATCGACATGGATGCGTTCTACGCATCGGTTGAGCAGCGGGACAATCCGGACTTGCGCGGCAAGCCGGTCGCCGTGGGCGGGTCTCGAGAGCGCGGCGTCGTCGCCGCTGCTAGCTACGAGGCGCGCAAGTTCGGAGTCCGGTCGGCGATGCCGTCGGTAACCGCCAAACGGCAATGCCCGGAGTTGATTTTCGTGAAGCCGCGTTTCGAGGTCTACAAGGAGATCTCGCGACACATCCGGACGATCTTCGCCGAACACACAGAAATCATTGAGCCGCTATCGCTCGACGAGGCCTATCTGGACGTCACCGAGAACATCCAAGGCATCGCGAGCGCGACGGAGATCGCGACCATGATCAGGGCGAAAATCCTGAGCGAGACGGGTCTCACCGCCTCCGCCGGCATCTCCTACAACAAGTTCCTGGCGAAGCTTGCCTCTGACTACCGCAAGCCGAACGGACAGTTCGTCATCACGCCGAAGATGGGGCTGAACTTCGTTCAGGATCTTCCCGTCGGCAAATTCCACGGGATCGGTCCGGCGACGAGCGCGAAGATGAACGGCCTCGGTATCTTCACAGGGCTCGATATGCGTAACCAGACGCTCGAGTTCATGACCGCCAATTTCGGCAAGGCCGGCAACTACTATTACTGGATTTCGCGCGGGATCGATGAACGCCCGGTGCGCGCCAACCGTATCCGCAAGTCGGTCGGCGCCGAGAACACCTTCTCGCAAGATCTAGCGGACTACGAAGCTCTGGCGGCGGAATTGCGGCCCCTGATCGAGAAGGTATGGCGTCACTGCGAGACCACGGGCGCGCGGGGCCGGACGGCGACGCTCAAAGTGAAGTTTTCCGATTTCGAGTTGATCACCAGGAGCAGATCAGTCGCCGTCATCGACTCTGCAAGCGATCTCTCCAGCCTTGCTCTCGAACTATTGAAGCAGCTGATGCCGCCAAAGAAGGCGATACGGCTGCTCGGAATCTCTGTTTCCGGATTTACTGATGTCGAACCTGAAGACGAAGATCAATTGCCGCTTATGTTGGATGGATTCAACATCCAGGCATGA
- a CDS encoding cell envelope biogenesis protein TolA, producing the protein MARKLKTYQTSLGFFDLAVAAPSMKAALEAWGADSNLFHQGAAKESDDSDVIAATMAAPGVVLKRPVGSSGPFKEHAELPTNLPGDNISKKAGSRSVRRKPQKHPERAKDQAADREAALAFEKEQKHRARERAKEEAAQRKERERRQKVVDKAQSALDAARRKHEMNASDIQAQLEALEDRSHAEEVRWEKEKARLEAALRRARAYG; encoded by the coding sequence ATGGCGAGGAAGCTGAAGACGTATCAAACTTCGCTCGGCTTCTTCGATCTGGCGGTAGCGGCGCCGTCGATGAAGGCGGCTCTGGAAGCGTGGGGTGCAGACAGCAATCTCTTTCACCAGGGCGCAGCGAAGGAAAGCGATGATTCCGACGTCATCGCGGCGACCATGGCTGCGCCAGGCGTCGTTCTGAAGCGTCCCGTCGGCTCCAGTGGGCCCTTCAAAGAACACGCCGAGCTGCCCACCAATCTCCCCGGCGATAACATTTCGAAGAAGGCAGGCAGCAGGTCGGTGAGGCGCAAGCCGCAAAAGCATCCTGAGCGGGCCAAGGACCAGGCGGCCGACAGGGAGGCCGCGCTCGCTTTCGAGAAGGAGCAGAAACACCGCGCGCGCGAACGCGCGAAGGAAGAGGCCGCTCAGCGTAAGGAGCGCGAGCGGAGGCAGAAAGTCGTCGACAAGGCGCAAAGCGCATTGGACGCAGCCCGTCGAAAGCACGAAATGAACGCCTCGGACATACAAGCTCAGCTCGAGGCGCTTGAGGACAGATCGCACGCTGAAGAAGTCCGTTGGGAGAAGGAGAAAGCCCGGCTGGAGGCCGCATTGAGACGAGCGCGAGCGTACGGTTGA
- a CDS encoding ribonuclease Z, translating into MFALTFLGTSASVPSAERNHPALLVEAGTHRILVDCGEGTQRQLLRNGAGFRRIDRLLLTHGHFDHVLGIPGLFSTLRLRQSADVMTIHGSPGTLDVVVRMLAGLWGEGRAPIPLELVPLTGGHVLDAGGFTISCFPVIHRDTDSFGFSFESQIRRHLRPDRLAALRVPDGPVRKELAEGRPVTLADGRMIDPKEVLGPPEGRKRLVIVGDAETTNGLAEHAHDADVLVIEATFLDRDATIARDYGHLTAAEAAALAAVSNVKQLVLTHISGRYADEEILVEARRTFPNSRLAMDFDRIVV; encoded by the coding sequence ATGTTCGCGCTCACCTTTTTGGGGACGTCGGCGAGCGTTCCGTCGGCTGAACGCAACCATCCGGCCCTTCTCGTCGAGGCAGGAACTCACCGCATCCTGGTGGATTGCGGGGAGGGTACCCAACGTCAGTTGTTGCGCAACGGCGCTGGTTTTCGACGCATCGATCGTCTCTTGTTGACCCATGGACATTTCGACCACGTGCTTGGCATTCCCGGTCTATTTTCGACCCTGCGACTGCGGCAGAGTGCCGACGTGATGACGATTCATGGAAGTCCGGGTACCCTCGACGTCGTCGTTCGGATGCTCGCGGGCCTGTGGGGCGAAGGACGAGCGCCTATTCCGCTGGAGCTCGTGCCCTTGACGGGAGGTCATGTCCTCGATGCTGGCGGGTTCACGATCTCCTGCTTTCCGGTCATCCACCGCGACACCGACAGCTTCGGATTCTCCTTCGAAAGCCAGATCCGCCGTCATCTTCGGCCGGACCGCCTCGCGGCCCTCAGAGTGCCGGACGGCCCAGTGCGCAAGGAGTTGGCAGAAGGAAGGCCGGTGACGCTCGCGGACGGCAGGATGATCGATCCCAAAGAGGTCCTCGGCCCGCCAGAGGGGCGCAAGAGGCTGGTCATCGTGGGCGATGCCGAAACCACCAATGGCTTGGCCGAACACGCTCACGACGCCGACGTCTTGGTGATCGAGGCCACGTTTCTCGACCGCGATGCAACCATCGCTCGTGACTATGGACACCTCACCGCGGCTGAAGCGGCCGCCTTGGCGGCCGTGAGCAATGTCAAGCAGCTCGTCCTAACTCACATTTCCGGCCGCTATGCCGACGAGGAAATACTGGTGGAGGCGAGGAGGACGTTTCCGAACAGCCGGCTTGCAATGGATTTCGATCGCATCGTGGTCTAA
- a CDS encoding Ku protein: MAPRANWKGFLRLSLVTCPVALYPATSESEKISFNQLNRQTGHRIKYLKVDADTGEEVPSEDIVKGYMLDNETFIEVSKEELGEIALESTRTIEIDEFVQKSEIDPRYLIRPYYLRPDGKVGHDAFAVIRETIREMDKVAIGRVVLTNREHIIALEPMEKGLVGTLLRYPYEVRSEAEYFDEIQDVKVTKDMLDLAKHIVNQKSGNFEPKKFEDHYETALIELINQKRSGRPIIPRERPRGENVVDLMEALRQSVGGAAAAEAKAPKKSAKKPRKVAAGQREMLMPIAGKKPAKETAAKKPAGRHQRKSA, from the coding sequence ATGGCACCCCGCGCCAACTGGAAAGGCTTCCTGCGTCTGTCCCTCGTCACCTGCCCGGTAGCGCTCTATCCGGCTACGTCGGAGAGCGAGAAGATCTCGTTCAACCAGCTCAATCGCCAGACCGGACACCGTATCAAGTACCTGAAGGTCGACGCCGACACCGGCGAGGAGGTGCCCAGCGAGGACATCGTCAAGGGCTACATGCTCGATAACGAGACTTTCATCGAAGTCTCCAAGGAAGAACTCGGGGAAATCGCGCTCGAGAGCACGCGCACTATCGAGATCGACGAGTTCGTCCAGAAATCCGAGATCGATCCGCGCTACCTGATCCGACCGTACTATCTGCGCCCCGATGGCAAAGTTGGGCACGACGCCTTCGCCGTGATCCGCGAGACCATCCGCGAGATGGACAAAGTGGCTATCGGCCGCGTGGTGCTGACCAACCGCGAGCACATCATCGCACTTGAGCCGATGGAGAAAGGCCTCGTCGGCACGCTGCTACGCTACCCGTACGAAGTGCGCTCGGAGGCCGAGTATTTCGACGAGATCCAGGACGTCAAAGTTACCAAGGACATGCTCGATCTCGCCAAGCACATCGTGAACCAGAAGTCGGGCAACTTCGAGCCCAAGAAATTCGAGGACCACTATGAAACCGCATTGATCGAACTCATCAACCAGAAACGCAGCGGCAGGCCGATCATCCCGAGGGAGCGCCCCCGCGGTGAGAACGTAGTCGACCTGATGGAGGCGCTGCGGCAGAGCGTCGGCGGCGCTGCGGCGGCCGAGGCCAAGGCGCCGAAGAAGTCGGCTAAGAAGCCGCGGAAGGTGGCAGCGGGACAGAGGGAGATGCTGATGCCGATCGCCGGCAAGAAGCCTGCGAAGGAAACCGCTGCGAAGAAGCCAGCTGGCAGGCATCAGCGGAAGTCGGCCTGA